A genome region from Erigeron canadensis isolate Cc75 chromosome 3, C_canadensis_v1, whole genome shotgun sequence includes the following:
- the LOC122591761 gene encoding uncharacterized protein LOC122591761 — translation MAARMRLGSMEYFCDVVINLYQKEFLRRPTSHDVALITQTHEEINHILGMLGSFDCAHIEWRMCPKHLKGQYTRGDHKQSPLFQNERNGSAPDSSFSVNGHDYYLTDGIYPRWAAFVKAYLHPVEQDEKKFKRLQEAARKDVERTFGV, via the exons ATGGCTGCCAGAATGAGACTCGGGAGCATGGAGTACTTTTGTGATGTGGTCATCAATTTATATCAAAAGGAGTTCTTACGTAGGCCGACATCTCATGACGTTGCTCTCATCACACAAACTCATGAAGAAATAAATCACATTCTAGGAATGCTTGGTAGTTTTGATTGTGCACACATCGAATGGAGGATGTGCCCTAAACACTTAAAAGGACAATACACGAGGGGTGATCACAAG CAGTCGCCGTTGTTTCAAAACGAGCGTAATGGATCCGCGCCAGACAGTTCATTTAGCGTAAATGGACATGATTACTACCTTACCGATGGAATCTATCCTAGGTGGGCTGCGTTTGTTAAAGCTTATCTGCATCCAGTGGAACAAgatgaaaagaaatttaaaagactacaggaggctgcaagaaaggatgttgaGCGGACGTTTGGtgtttga